The proteins below are encoded in one region of Callospermophilus lateralis isolate mCalLat2 chromosome 9, mCalLat2.hap1, whole genome shotgun sequence:
- the Nppc gene encoding C-type natriuretic peptide: MHLSQLLACALLLTLLSLRSSEAKPGAPPKVPRTPPGEELAEPQAAGGGQKKGDKTPGGGGANLKGDRSRLLRDLRVDTKSRAAWARLLHEHPNARKYKGGNKKGLSKGCFGLKLDRIGSMSGLGC; this comes from the exons ATGCACCTCTCCCAGCTGCTCGCCTGCGCTCTGCTGCTCACGCTACTCTCGCTCCGGTCCTCCGAAGCCAAGCCCGGGGCGCCACCTAAG GTCCCGCGAACCCCGCCAGGGGAGGAGCTGGCTGAGCCCCAGGCTGCCGGCGGCGGTCAGAAGAAGGGTGACAAGACTCCTGGGGGCGGCGGCGCCAACCTCAAGGGCGACCGGTCGCGACTGCTCCGGGACCTGCGCGTAGACACCAAGTCGCGGGCAGCGTGGGCCCGCCTTCTTCATGAGCACCCTAACGCGCGCAAATACAAAGGAGGCAACAAGAAGGGCTTGTCCAAAGGCTgctttggcctcaaactggaccgGATCGGCTCCATGAGCGGCCTGGGATGTTAG